In the genome of Granulibacter bethesdensis CGDNIH1, one region contains:
- the trxA gene encoding thioredoxin TrxA, protein MSEHTKPVTDATFETDVLGASGPVLVDFWAEWCGPCRMIAPALEEVAAENTGRLTVAKVNIDENPDSPNRYGVTGIPTLILFKDGQPIAKQVGALPKSALKQWVSGNI, encoded by the coding sequence ATGAGCGAGCATACGAAACCCGTCACGGATGCCACCTTCGAAACCGATGTGCTGGGTGCATCCGGGCCGGTGCTGGTGGATTTCTGGGCCGAGTGGTGCGGCCCGTGCCGTATGATCGCTCCGGCATTGGAAGAAGTCGCCGCAGAGAATACCGGCAGGTTGACAGTCGCCAAGGTGAATATCGACGAAAACCCCGACAGCCCCAATCGCTATGGCGTCACCGGCATTCCGACCCTGATTCTGTTCAAGGACGGTCAGCCGATCGCTAAACAAGTCGGCGCCCTGCCGAAAAGCGCACTGAAACAGTGGGTCAGCGGGAATATCTGA
- a CDS encoding bifunctional folylpolyglutamate synthase/dihydrofolate synthase produces MSKGRTEAVIERLHGLHPKMIDLSLGRLEALLEKLGHPERSLPPVVHVAGTNGKGSTCAFLRALAEAAGQRVHVYISPHLVQFNERIRLAGELVSEPVLVEALEEVERVNAGAPITVFEVITAVALLLFSRVPADLCVVEVGLGGRFDATNVVTPVVSAIASISIDHREYLGDDIRGIAAEKAGILKSGAPGVTGLQLPDVLEVLDREAAKQGVSLLARDRDWHIARRGDGLRYSDPDGVVDLPLPALPGEHQLDNAGIAVAAMRAAAKTALPLSWRAEGLARAEWPARMQRLTGLLAKDLPDGWELWLDGGHNPGAGVMLAGHLRGWKDRPAHVIVGMKQAKDAGQFLASVLPEADTVWAIAEPGQYLALPVEAIVSASGGKAIPGPTVRQAMAAILKQAEAGSIPGRILICGSLYLAGEILKLDQGLA; encoded by the coding sequence ATGAGTAAAGGTCGCACCGAAGCGGTGATCGAGCGGCTGCACGGTTTGCATCCGAAGATGATCGACCTGTCGCTGGGTCGGCTCGAAGCCCTGCTGGAGAAGCTGGGCCATCCGGAGCGGTCGCTGCCGCCGGTCGTGCATGTAGCCGGGACCAATGGCAAAGGCAGCACCTGCGCTTTTCTCCGTGCGCTGGCCGAGGCGGCGGGGCAGCGTGTGCACGTTTATATTTCTCCCCATCTCGTCCAGTTCAACGAGCGTATCCGTCTGGCCGGAGAGCTGGTGTCCGAGCCGGTTCTGGTCGAGGCTCTGGAGGAGGTGGAGCGCGTCAATGCCGGCGCTCCAATCACCGTTTTCGAGGTCATCACGGCGGTCGCTCTGCTGTTGTTCAGCCGCGTTCCAGCGGATCTGTGTGTGGTGGAGGTCGGGCTTGGCGGCCGCTTCGATGCCACCAATGTCGTGACGCCGGTGGTCAGTGCGATTGCCTCGATTTCGATCGACCATCGTGAATATCTGGGCGACGACATCAGGGGCATTGCAGCGGAGAAAGCCGGCATTCTTAAATCCGGTGCGCCAGGCGTGACCGGCCTGCAACTGCCGGACGTGCTGGAAGTGCTGGATCGGGAGGCTGCGAAACAGGGTGTTTCTCTGCTGGCCCGTGATCGTGACTGGCATATCGCCAGGCGTGGGGACGGCTTGCGCTATAGCGATCCGGATGGCGTGGTTGATCTGCCGCTCCCTGCGCTGCCGGGTGAGCACCAGTTAGACAATGCCGGGATTGCCGTTGCGGCGATGCGTGCAGCGGCAAAAACCGCTCTCCCGTTGTCATGGCGGGCGGAAGGGTTGGCGCGGGCGGAATGGCCTGCGCGGATGCAGCGTCTGACCGGTCTGTTGGCAAAGGATTTACCGGATGGCTGGGAGCTATGGCTGGATGGCGGCCATAATCCGGGGGCTGGCGTGATGCTGGCGGGTCATCTGCGCGGCTGGAAAGATCGTCCGGCCCATGTGATTGTCGGCATGAAACAGGCAAAAGATGCCGGGCAGTTTCTGGCCTCGGTCCTGCCGGAGGCCGACACCGTCTGGGCCATTGCCGAGCCGGGTCAGTATCTGGCGCTGCCGGTGGAGGCAATTGTCAGCGCTTCGGGCGGCAAGGCGATTCCTGGTCCGACCGTGCGGCAGGCCATGGCGGCGATCCTGAAGCAGGCGGAGGCAGGGAGTATACCGGGCCGCATCCTGATTTGCGGCAGTCTGTATCTGGCGGGTGAAATCCTGAAGCTGGATCAGGGGCTGGCCTGA
- the accD gene encoding acetyl-CoA carboxylase, carboxyltransferase subunit beta, translating into MSWLTEYVRPKIRTLLGRRDVPDNLWVQCPACQQMIFARDLEKNQRVCTHCDHHMRGTALERLKWTLDEGYTRIELPKAPQDPLRFRDSKRYTDRLRDAREKTHLDDAIVVAHGTIEGQKAVVAAMAFEFMGGSMGAAVGEGIVAAAQLAVLQKAPFIIFTASGGARMQEAAISLMQMPRTTIATRMVKEAGLPFIVVLTDPTTGGVTASFAMLGDIQIAEPKALIGFAGARVIEDTTREKLPEGFQRAEFLLEHGIVDMVVRRADMRATLSRVIALLTEGVTLPKVESVASLTEAKQPARTADA; encoded by the coding sequence ATGAGCTGGTTGACCGAATATGTGCGTCCGAAAATCCGCACCCTGCTGGGGCGCAGGGATGTGCCGGACAATCTCTGGGTACAGTGCCCTGCCTGTCAGCAGATGATCTTTGCCAGAGATCTGGAAAAGAATCAGCGCGTCTGCACCCATTGTGACCATCACATGCGCGGTACCGCGCTGGAGCGTCTGAAATGGACGCTGGATGAGGGCTATACACGGATCGAGCTGCCGAAAGCGCCACAGGATCCGCTGCGTTTCCGCGATTCCAAACGCTACACCGATCGTCTGCGTGATGCGCGGGAAAAGACGCATCTCGATGACGCCATCGTCGTGGCCCATGGCACGATCGAGGGTCAGAAAGCAGTTGTCGCGGCCATGGCGTTCGAGTTCATGGGTGGCTCCATGGGGGCGGCGGTCGGCGAGGGCATTGTGGCAGCCGCTCAGCTGGCGGTGTTGCAGAAAGCGCCGTTCATTATTTTCACCGCTTCAGGCGGTGCCCGCATGCAGGAAGCGGCAATCAGCCTGATGCAGATGCCCCGCACCACCATCGCCACGCGCATGGTGAAGGAAGCCGGGCTGCCGTTCATTGTCGTACTGACCGACCCCACCACTGGCGGCGTGACCGCCAGTTTTGCCATGCTCGGTGACATTCAGATTGCCGAGCCGAAAGCCCTGATCGGCTTTGCAGGTGCGCGCGTCATTGAGGATACGACCCGCGAAAAACTGCCGGAAGGCTTCCAGCGTGCTGAATTCCTGCTGGAACACGGGATCGTCGATATGGTGGTGCGTCGGGCGGATATGCGCGCGACCCTGTCCCGCGTGATCGCCTTGCTGACGGAGGGGGTGACCCTGCCGAAGGTGGAAAGCGTAGCCTCTCTCACAGAGGCGAAGCAGCCTGCCCGCACGGCGGATGCCTGA
- the trpA gene encoding tryptophan synthase subunit alpha, translating to MSRIQTRFAALKREGRGALIPFIEAGDPDAETSQTLLHGLPAAGADLIEIGVPFTDPMADGPTIQRAGRRALEAGATLAKTLAMVETFRQQDKDTPIILMGYLNPIETYGHERFCVDAAAVGVDGLIIVDLPTEEADLILPFATANGLDVIRLVAPTTDDARLPHVLNGSSGFVYYVSITGITGTVTASAEQLAQNMPRLRRVTDLPVAIGFGIRNPAQAAEAVRQGDAAIVASALIDTLAETLDDGRATDRTVPAVLDQVRQLAEAVRSARLSARGA from the coding sequence GTGAGCCGTATCCAGACGCGTTTCGCGGCGCTGAAGCGTGAGGGACGCGGTGCGCTGATCCCGTTTATCGAGGCGGGTGACCCTGATGCTGAAACCAGCCAGACATTGTTGCATGGCCTGCCGGCAGCAGGCGCCGATCTGATCGAGATCGGTGTGCCGTTCACCGACCCGATGGCGGATGGTCCGACCATCCAGCGCGCCGGACGGCGTGCGCTGGAGGCGGGTGCCACACTCGCCAAAACTCTGGCGATGGTCGAGACCTTCCGGCAGCAGGATAAGGATACGCCGATCATTCTGATGGGGTATCTTAACCCGATTGAAACCTACGGCCATGAGCGGTTCTGCGTCGATGCCGCCGCGGTCGGGGTGGATGGGTTGATTATCGTCGATCTGCCGACCGAGGAGGCGGACCTGATCCTGCCTTTCGCCACCGCGAACGGGCTGGATGTGATCAGGCTGGTCGCGCCGACCACGGATGACGCACGTCTGCCGCATGTGCTGAACGGCTCATCCGGTTTCGTCTATTACGTCAGTATCACCGGCATCACCGGCACCGTCACCGCGAGTGCGGAGCAGCTGGCGCAGAATATGCCGCGTTTGCGGCGCGTGACCGACCTGCCGGTTGCGATCGGTTTTGGTATCCGCAATCCGGCGCAGGCCGCGGAGGCGGTGCGGCAGGGAGATGCCGCCATCGTTGCTTCTGCGCTGATCGATACGCTGGCTGAAACGCTGGATGATGGCCGCGCCACTGATCGCACCGTGCCTGCGGTGCTGGATCAGGTCCGCCAACTGGCCGAGGCTGTGCGCAGCGCCCGCCTCTCCGCCCGAGGAGCCTGA
- the trpB gene encoding tryptophan synthase subunit beta has translation MSIASSLPNSYRSGPDDHGRFGPFGGRFVAETLMPLILEVEKAWRAARNDAAFNAELDLLLKNYVGRPSPLWFAKRLTEELGGAQVWLKREELNHTGSHKVNNCLGQILIARRMGKTRIIAETGAGQHGVATATVCALFGLPCTIYMGAVDVERQKPNVFRMRLLGAEVKAVTSGAATLKDAMNEALRDWVANVSDTYYLIGTVAGPHPYPAMVRDFQNIIGEETRAQMLAETGRLPDVATACIGGGSNAMGLFHPFLDDPSVRLIGVEAGGHGVETGEHAASLTGGRPGVLHGNRTYLLQDAEGQILEGHSISAGLDYPGIGPEHAWLHETGRVEYVSATDQEALGAFQLLTRTEGIIPALEPSHALAYVRKLAPTLGKDKTIVVNLSGRGDKDIFTVAEHLGVKL, from the coding sequence GTGTCCATAGCCAGTTCCCTTCCGAACTCCTATCGCTCCGGTCCGGACGATCATGGGCGGTTTGGTCCGTTTGGCGGCCGCTTTGTGGCGGAAACGCTGATGCCTCTGATCCTGGAGGTGGAAAAGGCATGGCGGGCGGCGCGGAATGATGCGGCGTTCAACGCGGAACTCGACCTGCTGCTGAAAAATTACGTGGGCCGTCCCAGCCCGCTCTGGTTCGCCAAGCGCCTGACGGAGGAGCTGGGCGGTGCGCAGGTATGGCTGAAGCGGGAGGAGCTGAACCATACCGGCAGCCATAAGGTGAATAACTGTCTTGGCCAGATCCTGATCGCCCGTCGTATGGGCAAGACCCGTATCATCGCCGAGACGGGGGCGGGCCAGCATGGCGTGGCGACGGCGACGGTCTGTGCGCTGTTCGGTCTGCCTTGCACCATCTATATGGGCGCGGTCGATGTTGAACGGCAGAAGCCCAACGTGTTCCGCATGCGTCTGCTGGGGGCGGAGGTCAAGGCGGTAACCTCCGGTGCGGCGACGCTCAAGGATGCGATGAACGAGGCTTTGCGCGACTGGGTCGCCAATGTGTCGGATACGTATTACCTGATTGGCACGGTCGCCGGGCCGCATCCGTATCCGGCGATGGTGCGCGATTTCCAGAACATCATCGGTGAGGAAACCCGCGCCCAGATGCTGGCGGAGACCGGACGTTTGCCGGATGTGGCGACGGCCTGTATCGGCGGCGGCTCCAACGCGATGGGCCTGTTTCATCCGTTCCTGGACGATCCATCCGTGCGGCTGATCGGGGTCGAGGCCGGAGGACACGGCGTTGAAACCGGTGAACATGCCGCCAGCCTGACGGGTGGTCGCCCCGGCGTGCTGCACGGGAACCGAACCTATCTGTTGCAGGATGCGGAAGGGCAAATTCTGGAAGGCCATTCGATTTCCGCAGGCCTCGATTATCCAGGCATCGGGCCGGAGCATGCATGGCTGCATGAAACCGGCCGGGTCGAATATGTCTCGGCCACCGATCAGGAGGCGCTGGGTGCGTTCCAGCTTCTGACCCGCACGGAAGGCATTATTCCCGCGCTGGAACCGAGCCATGCTTTGGCGTATGTCCGCAAGCTTGCCCCGACGCTGGGGAAGGACAAAACCATTGTGGTCAATCTGTCGGGCCGGGGGGATAAGGATATCTTCACCGTTGCCGAGCATCTGGGGGTCAAGCTGTGA
- a CDS encoding NAD-dependent malic enzyme codes for MGTTPGTELPNAAGEHVVEVSRTGYELLSDPLLNKGMAFSEDERTAFHLHGLLPPHVGNLDEQVNRRLTAFRELKSPINRYIFLRDLQDTNETLFYALLSRNLEEMMPVVYTPTVGLGCQNFSRLFRKPRGLFLSPPHQEQIDEILSHPRFDHVQVIVVSDGERILGLGDQGAGGMGIPIGKLALYTACGGIPPWATLPILLDTGTDNKERHDDPLYIGWRHERIRGEAYDSFIDTFVGAVQRRWPHVLLQWEDFARPNAGRLLTKYRDQLCTFNDDIQGTASVTVGTLMAAASVAGVPMKDQRIVVVGAGSAGVGIARMLRQAMIEEGVPEHEAHRRFFLVDRDGLLREGDNDLAAFQQEFAVPADVLSHWDDREKPGLEAVIRNAHPTTLIGVSGQPGLFTEAAIREMAQHVARPVIFPLSNPTANAEATPADLLAWTDGQAIIGTGSPFDPVQINGRTIMVDQTNNSYIFPGVGLGAIASRAEHVTDAMFLAAARALAEMSPARTDPALPLLPHLAKMRDVSRHVAVAVGLCAMRDGQAEPCDEETLRARVDDLMWEPQYPTYRRVEPKR; via the coding sequence ATGGGTACGACACCAGGAACGGAACTTCCCAATGCCGCTGGCGAGCATGTGGTGGAGGTTTCCCGCACCGGATATGAGCTTCTTTCCGATCCGTTGCTGAACAAGGGAATGGCGTTTTCCGAGGATGAACGGACCGCCTTCCATCTGCATGGCCTGTTGCCGCCGCATGTCGGTAATCTGGATGAACAGGTCAACCGCCGTCTGACAGCCTTCAGGGAGCTTAAATCCCCGATCAACCGCTATATTTTTCTGCGGGATTTGCAGGATACCAACGAAACGCTGTTTTACGCGCTGTTGTCCCGTAACCTCGAAGAGATGATGCCGGTCGTCTATACGCCGACCGTCGGGCTGGGCTGTCAGAATTTCTCCCGCCTGTTCCGCAAGCCGCGCGGATTGTTTCTGTCACCGCCGCATCAGGAGCAGATCGACGAGATTTTGTCCCATCCGCGTTTCGATCATGTACAGGTGATCGTGGTCAGTGATGGCGAGCGTATTCTCGGGCTTGGCGATCAGGGTGCAGGCGGCATGGGTATCCCGATCGGGAAGCTGGCGCTCTACACGGCCTGCGGGGGGATTCCGCCCTGGGCGACGCTTCCGATCCTGCTGGATACCGGTACGGATAACAAGGAACGTCATGACGATCCGCTGTATATCGGCTGGCGGCATGAGCGTATCCGGGGCGAGGCGTATGATTCGTTCATTGATACTTTCGTAGGCGCGGTGCAGCGCCGCTGGCCGCATGTTCTGCTGCAATGGGAGGATTTCGCCCGTCCCAATGCGGGGCGGCTGCTGACGAAATATCGTGACCAGCTCTGCACCTTCAACGACGACATTCAGGGCACGGCCTCCGTGACGGTCGGTACCCTGATGGCGGCGGCCTCCGTCGCCGGTGTGCCGATGAAAGACCAGCGCATCGTCGTGGTCGGGGCCGGTTCAGCAGGTGTCGGTATTGCACGGATGCTGCGTCAGGCGATGATCGAGGAAGGGGTGCCGGAGCACGAAGCCCATCGCCGCTTCTTTCTGGTGGATCGCGATGGTTTGCTGCGGGAAGGCGATAATGATCTGGCTGCCTTCCAGCAGGAATTCGCCGTTCCCGCCGATGTGCTGAGCCATTGGGATGATCGGGAAAAACCGGGGCTGGAAGCGGTAATTCGCAACGCGCATCCGACCACCTTGATCGGTGTGTCCGGTCAACCCGGCCTGTTTACCGAGGCCGCTATCCGCGAAATGGCGCAGCATGTTGCCCGCCCGGTGATTTTCCCCCTCTCCAATCCGACAGCCAATGCGGAGGCGACACCAGCCGATCTGCTGGCCTGGACCGATGGGCAGGCGATTATCGGCACGGGCAGCCCGTTCGACCCGGTGCAGATCAATGGTCGCACCATCATGGTCGACCAGACCAATAATTCCTATATTTTCCCCGGCGTCGGGCTGGGCGCTATTGCCTCTCGCGCCGAGCATGTGACGGATGCCATGTTCCTTGCGGCAGCCCGGGCATTGGCGGAGATGTCTCCGGCCCGCACCGATCCTGCTCTGCCCTTATTGCCGCATCTGGCCAAAATGCGCGACGTGTCCCGGCATGTGGCCGTCGCGGTCGGACTGTGCGCCATGCGGGATGGTCAGGCCGAGCCATGTGATGAAGAAACCCTGCGTGCCCGAGTGGATGACCTGATGTGGGAGCCGCAGTATCCCACTTATCGCCGGGTTGAGCCGAAGCGTTGA
- a CDS encoding phosphoribosylanthranilate isomerase, translating to MVAQVKICGLNSAASVAASIAGGADYLGFVFFPPSPRAVTAQEAASLAAPIAQPLRKVGLFVNPRDGEIEAVLRELPLDIIQLHDVPVARALQLRERLALPVWRSVGIAAADDLPRDSGGVDALLLDAKPRPDAALPGGNGQAFDWSILADFAPSFAWILAGGLTPDTVADAVRRTGAPIVDVSSGVEQSRGRKDPALIRSFLSAVRNA from the coding sequence ATGGTCGCTCAGGTTAAAATCTGCGGATTGAACAGCGCAGCATCGGTCGCGGCTTCCATCGCGGGGGGCGCTGATTATCTTGGATTCGTATTCTTTCCGCCCTCTCCACGGGCTGTGACGGCGCAGGAGGCGGCTTCCCTCGCGGCTCCCATTGCCCAGCCTCTGCGGAAAGTAGGGCTGTTCGTCAATCCGCGTGATGGAGAGATCGAGGCGGTCCTGCGTGAGCTGCCGCTCGATATCATCCAGCTTCATGATGTCCCTGTGGCGCGTGCCCTCCAGTTGCGCGAACGGCTTGCCTTACCCGTCTGGCGGTCTGTGGGAATTGCGGCAGCGGATGATCTGCCACGCGATTCCGGGGGTGTGGATGCCCTGCTGCTGGATGCTAAGCCGAGGCCCGACGCTGCTCTGCCGGGTGGAAACGGACAGGCTTTCGATTGGTCGATCCTTGCGGATTTTGCGCCATCCTTTGCGTGGATCCTCGCGGGTGGGTTGACCCCGGATACGGTCGCTGATGCGGTGCGCCGGACAGGTGCGCCTATTGTCGACGTTTCGTCAGGGGTCGAACAGTCACGTGGACGCAAGGATCCGGCGCTGATCCGCTCCTTCCTCTCTGCAGTGCGTAACGCCTGA
- the pyrF gene encoding orotidine-5'-phosphate decarboxylase codes for MSSDRIAPAGSLPSRRVIVSLDTPDPATARAWNQAFAPYSGMSKLGLEYYLANGPQGMTGFEGPIFLDLKLHDIPNTVAAGVRSVLPLKPALLTVHAGGGSAMVAAARNATGDAADRTRILAVTILTSLDAEAVAAIGFAEDPARQVLRLAKLAVAAGADGLVCSAHEAALLRAELGPEPLLVVPGIRPVGSEASDQSRTMTPRAAIQAGADYIVVGRPITQAADPAAVASSIAADIAGL; via the coding sequence ATGTCGTCTGATCGTATCGCGCCCGCCGGTTCTCTTCCCTCGCGGCGTGTCATTGTTTCCCTCGATACACCGGACCCCGCCACCGCACGCGCATGGAATCAGGCTTTCGCGCCGTATAGCGGGATGAGCAAGCTGGGGTTGGAATATTACCTGGCCAATGGTCCACAGGGCATGACGGGGTTTGAGGGACCGATTTTTCTGGATCTGAAGCTGCACGATATTCCCAACACGGTCGCGGCCGGGGTGCGTTCGGTCTTGCCGCTGAAGCCCGCTTTGCTGACCGTTCATGCGGGTGGAGGCTCGGCAATGGTTGCTGCGGCGCGGAATGCGACAGGAGATGCGGCGGACCGGACCAGGATTTTGGCTGTTACCATTCTGACAAGTCTGGATGCGGAGGCCGTTGCCGCGATCGGTTTTGCGGAAGATCCGGCGCGGCAGGTTCTCAGACTGGCAAAGCTGGCTGTAGCGGCGGGGGCGGACGGGCTGGTGTGCAGCGCGCATGAAGCAGCCCTGCTCAGGGCGGAACTGGGGCCGGAGCCTTTACTGGTCGTACCCGGCATCCGTCCGGTGGGAAGCGAAGCGAGCGATCAGTCCCGCACCATGACCCCGCGTGCCGCCATTCAGGCCGGGGCGGATTATATCGTGGTCGGTCGTCCCATTACGCAGGCGGCTGATCCGGCGGCGGTTGCCTCTTCCATTGCGGCGGATATTGCGGGGCTTTGA
- a CDS encoding LapA family protein — protein sequence MRLLIALPFLILLVLFTLSNTTTVHIGLWPTDYGADLPFSIAVLSAMAIAFIAGGLLTWFSALGQRRRARRAEAQVKALEEQLETLRETLRRQEAVLSTPVTASAPLPAIQ from the coding sequence ATGCGTCTGTTGATCGCCTTGCCGTTTCTGATCCTGCTGGTGCTGTTCACGCTCTCGAACACCACCACGGTTCATATCGGCTTATGGCCGACCGATTACGGGGCTGATCTGCCGTTTTCCATTGCCGTGCTCAGTGCGATGGCGATCGCTTTTATTGCCGGTGGCTTGCTGACCTGGTTCTCTGCACTGGGACAGCGCCGCCGTGCCCGTCGGGCGGAAGCCCAGGTCAAGGCGCTGGAAGAACAGCTTGAAACCCTGCGCGAGACCCTGCGCCGTCAGGAGGCCGTTCTCTCCACTCCTGTCACAGCCAGTGCTCCTTTGCCTGCCATTCAGTAA
- a CDS encoding integration host factor subunit beta produces the protein MTKSELIASLKADNPHLTERDVETIVSTIFDEISNALARGARVELRGFGAFTIKRRDARVGRNPRTGETVSVDEKVVPFFKAGKELRERVNNGTRKNGGSADAASGG, from the coding sequence ATGACCAAATCGGAACTGATCGCGAGTCTGAAGGCCGATAATCCGCATCTGACGGAACGCGATGTGGAAACCATCGTCTCCACGATTTTTGATGAGATTTCCAATGCTCTTGCCCGTGGTGCCAGGGTGGAGCTGCGTGGTTTCGGCGCTTTTACGATCAAGCGACGGGATGCCCGGGTGGGGCGCAACCCGCGCACCGGAGAAACCGTTTCCGTCGATGAAAAGGTTGTCCCTTTCTTCAAGGCCGGAAAAGAACTGCGGGAGCGGGTGAATAACGGTACCCGCAAGAATGGCGGGTCTGCCGACGCCGCTTCCGGAGGCTGA
- the sppA gene encoding signal peptide peptidase SppA, whose amino-acid sequence MTSDLASRPSAAPDQDWLIDRHHLKRRLLLWRLVTIGLLVLGALALVRVSHAVVSGPHLTRIRISGIITYDRPLLEAISHAADDSSVKAVLLEINSPGGTVAGGEALHDALAQLAARKPLVTTMESVAASAGYMIAAPSARIFARQATLTGSIGVLMQSAELSGLLGKLGVGSNTIVSGPMKDQPSLTAPLSPEGRQMLQGIVNDMYDQFVTMVAQGRHMTPEHVRALADGRPYTGRQALALGLVDQIGGEHDARVWLAKERHVPEDLPVRPLHESDGLRKHWFGGWLGSLENFVESKLSQGVSIDGAWALWQPRL is encoded by the coding sequence ATGACATCTGACCTTGCTTCCCGCCCGTCTGCTGCCCCCGATCAGGACTGGCTGATAGACCGCCATCATCTGAAGCGGCGTTTGCTGCTATGGCGGCTCGTGACGATTGGCCTGCTGGTGCTGGGGGCGCTGGCGCTGGTGAGGGTATCGCATGCGGTGGTATCGGGGCCGCATCTCACCCGGATCAGGATCAGCGGTATCATCACCTATGACCGCCCCTTGCTGGAGGCGATCAGCCATGCGGCAGATGATTCTTCGGTCAAGGCGGTGTTGCTGGAGATCAACAGTCCCGGTGGCACCGTCGCGGGGGGTGAGGCCCTGCATGATGCGCTGGCACAGCTGGCAGCGCGCAAGCCGCTGGTGACGACTATGGAGAGTGTTGCGGCCTCCGCCGGTTATATGATCGCGGCGCCATCGGCACGGATTTTCGCGCGTCAGGCGACGTTGACGGGCTCCATCGGTGTGCTGATGCAATCAGCCGAACTGTCCGGCCTGCTTGGAAAACTGGGGGTCGGGTCCAACACCATTGTCTCCGGCCCGATGAAAGATCAGCCGAGCCTGACCGCGCCGCTTTCCCCGGAAGGGAGGCAGATGCTTCAGGGGATCGTCAACGATATGTACGACCAGTTCGTGACCATGGTTGCTCAGGGGCGGCATATGACGCCGGAACATGTGCGTGCCTTGGCAGATGGGCGCCCTTATACCGGGCGGCAGGCGCTGGCGCTCGGGCTGGTCGATCAGATCGGTGGTGAGCATGACGCGCGGGTCTGGCTGGCGAAAGAACGCCATGTTCCGGAGGACCTGCCGGTCAGGCCGCTTCATGAGTCGGATGGTCTGCGTAAGCACTGGTTCGGCGGATGGCTGGGCAGTCTGGAAAATTTTGTAGAAAGCAAGTTATCTCAAGGTGTTAGCATTGACGGAGCTTGGGCGCTCTGGCAGCCTCGGCTTTAA